The region AGAAAATGTTTTAATCTACCAGACGGTTTACTTACCGATACTTCTACTGACCAGACGCCTTGTGCTGGTTCTGGTTGGCATTGTTCATGTGGGCTGACCTTCTGCCTCGACGGAATCTGTTCGACCGGCCCCTGGGCCCTCCGGATCCTCGGCCCCGGCGGTTCTGCCCCCACTGGCCCTGCCAACCTGATTGGTTTTTTGACCTGTAACGATTATTCTGTCCATACTGATATTGCCCTCTACTTCTGGCAGTACACTTGTTCAACTCATCCAGTTCTTTTATTCTCTTTGCGACGCTGTCCCCAAACAACTCGGCTGTAAACGGCGTGTCACTGTTACACAGGGCCTGTAGATGTTTCTGAGGTAGATTTGTTCTCATCAAATGTCTTCGGCGCACCGAAATCTCATAGAAAACATTACACATGAGGCTTAACGAGTCCGAGAGAAGGCCTCTAGCGGCCCCCGTATCAAAAGTCTTCGACCTCAAACTCTCCACTAGTTGGATAATCGGCACCATACCATGTCCAAGTAGTTTTTGAATTTCCTGTAGGGAAACATCCCTAGTCCTCGTCTGACCACCTAAGAAATTCCACACCTCACCATTCGTTTTCGGTGGAATAAACGCTTCAACGTTTCAAGGAATCTTATATTTCTCTGTGAGAGCGGACACGTCCGCCTTTGCCTCACCGCCGTGGTGACACTCGTGGCAACCTTCTCAGACTGAATGGCCGGTCCGAGTTTATGCTTATCATAAATGTCCGCTAATTGGAAGTCGAAGTCTTGTTCTTCGCCAATCTCGGAGACCTCGTCCCCCGAATCAAATAGTGATAAGTTAGCCCCAGACAACGTCTGAGCTGCCGGCGTTTCTCCTTCCTCCTCGAGGAAACCGGAAGTCAATGGCGGAGCCACGTCTCGCCTTTTCTCGTTATCTGCAATAACGGTGGTAAGGTTCTGAATGGCCGTCAGAACTGAGTCCAACTTAACTTGCTCATTCCCCTTGGCCTTTTTAGCGGCAGACTGCGTCTGCTTACCACCAGCCCGTTTTTTATTAGTAATATTGACAGTCAACTTGTCTGCTTTAGTTTGTGTACGCGTACCCCGCGCCAGGGGTTTGCTGGGGCCGGTATCTGGGTCATTCACAATGACCTCGGTCTCCACATGTCTGTTGCGGCCGCTGGCCGGTTTGGGACCCTCAAAGTCAAAATTCTCATCCCCCGAGTAACTCAGGGATACAACATCGTCATCATACGAGTCGCCCATGATATAAGACCtagaaaatgaaacaaacaacGTGAGTAGATAGGCACACCTGGAACACCAGCGGCAATGTAAAACCACACACGAACACCTTTACCTTCGCAAGCTTAAGGATTTGCTACTTAccaaattaaatgaatttgacAAGTAGGAACAGAAACGAAAATATTGAACAACGACGTGTAATCAAATAACATGTCCGCACTCGTGCGCTCAAG is a window of Pecten maximus unplaced genomic scaffold, xPecMax1.1, whole genome shotgun sequence DNA encoding:
- the LOC117320132 gene encoding uncharacterized protein LOC117320132 (The sequence of the model RefSeq protein was modified relative to this genomic sequence to represent the inferred CDS: added 2 bases not found in genome assembly); amino-acid sequence: MSYIMGDSYDDDVVSLSYSGDENFDFEGPKPASGRNRHVETEVIVNDPDTGPSKPLARGTRTQTKADKLTVNITNKKRAGGKQTQSAAKKAKGNEQVKLDSVLTAIQNLTTVIADNEKRRDVAPPLTSGFLEEEGETPAAQTLSGANLSLFDSGDEVSEIGEEQDFDFQLADIYDKHKLGPAIQSEKVATSVTTAVRQRRTCPLSQRNIRFLETLKRLFHRKRMVRCGIS